DNA from Metabacillus flavus:
TCAGGCGTGGAACCAATTAGGCAATCACTTACGCTTGATGCCGTTAAAATCCAGTGAATGGATTGCGCTTCCAAGTATTCTTTATAATTGAAGCCATTTGGAATAGTTGGATTGAGAGGATATTCGAGTGTTCCTTTCACCTTGCAGCTCATCCCTCCCTTTATTGTCTGCAGTTTTTGTTTCACTGCTTCATTAGGAATAAACAATCGGATTGCGATTGTTTCATGGCTATCGAGCCTAAGCCTGGCGCTGAAACGATCTCCATCCGTAACGGGATGCATGGTAAGCATTCCTCTTCCCGTAAAGGCTCCTTCATTGAGTCTGCTTTGGCTATGATGGGTGTGAAATGAGGACAAGAATAAAAAGATAAAAAAAGCGGCAGCTGCCAAGACACTTGCTCTCGCCCTATTTTTCGAAGCATGAAGCAGGCATCCTCCCAAAACGAGGAGGATGCCTGCCCATTCTAACGAGTATTGGACCGAGATGACAGCAATGACAGAGGCAGCTGCACTTAATACGTAATTCACACAGGCGCCTCCTAATAATATGATCAGGACCCCGACATAACCCGGTCAGCCCTTCTTCTCAATTCATCCATTACAGAATCATCATCAACCAGCTCTTTTAACCGGCTGAGCAAATCTGCCAGCAGCTCGTCCTTTTCCCCGTTTTGAATACTTTCCTGCTGCCTATGCTCTACCTGCTTTACTTTTACACCAGCCTGCTGAAAAAGCTCGATGGCATACGGATGATTCTTGTAATCTGCAGAGTAGAAAACCGATTGTATCCCCGCCTGGATAATCGCTTTGCAGCACTGCAGGCATGGAAAATGAGTCACATAAATTTCTGCATCCTTTGTCGGCACGCCAAATTTTGCACATTGTAAAATGGCGTTCATCTCGGCATGAATGGTCCGGACACAATGGCCTTCAATGACATAGCATCCTGAATCAATGCAATGATCTCCGCCAGCTATGGACCCATTGTAGCCTCCGGCAATCATCCTTTTTTCACGTACAATGGTCGCCCCGACCGCAAGCCTGGTGCATGTACTTCTCAATGCCAGCAAATGGCTTTGTGCCATAAAATATTGATCCCATGAAATGCGATTCATCATTTATCCCTCCGCTTTTGTACCTTCTATTATTTTAGCGGTGAAGGAAATCCTCCGTCAAAGGTTAATTAACCTGTATCAAATCTTCCAGCTTTTCATAGGTTTTATCCCCGATTCCCGAAACCTCTTTTAATTCCTCTTCGGACTTAAATTTTCCCTTTTCTTCCCTGTATGCTAAAATGGCTTCCGCTTTAGAAGGGCCTATACCCGGGAGCGTCTGCAGATCTTCCAGTCCAGCCGTGTTGAGATTGACCTTCCCTGCGTCTGACGAGGCACTTCCTTGAGCAGCGATCGTTCCCTGAGAGAGCTCTGTTTCCACTGTTTCTCCTTTAACAGGGATATATATAGCTGTACCATCCTCCAAAACCGCAGCCAGGTTAACTTGCTTCCCATCGGCAGATTCCAGCAATCCTCCTGCTCGATCAACAGCATCCTTCACCCTGCAGCCTTCCCATAATTCATAAACTCCCGGACGATGGACGGATCCTTTTACATCCACCATAAACAATTCTTTTTTCGTACTCGCTTCCTTTTCATCTGCCGCTTCAGTGAAAGCTTCAGCTGTGCTATTATCCTGAATTTCAACACGATCAGGGATTACCTGGGTTTTTTCTGCCTTTTCCGGCAGTTCTCTAGAAAACATTAAAAATACAGCTGCTAGCAGAATGAGAGACCCTGCAATCAATAAAACTTTATACTTCTGTAAAAAATCCATGAATCACCTCAAAAGATTATATTTGGAATAAGTAAAAAAGGAGCAGCATAATGTGTAGGAGAATAGGCAAGTGAAGGAGGGGAAAGCCATTGAACATCGGTTTTATTGGAACGGGCAATATGGGAAGGATACTTATCGAGGCTTTCGTTGAGTCAAAGGCGATAAAACCCCAGGCAATTCATATAACGAATCGGACTTTAGAAAAAGCTCATCATATACAATCGGAGTTTCCAGGAATTCATGTGAGCGAAAACAGCGAAGAGATTGCGAGAACATGCTCTTTGATTTTTCTTTGTGTGAAGCCGCTTGATCTGCATGCATTAGTGACACGTCTTTCTCCGCAGCTGACGAAAGATCATTGTCTAATTTCGATTACGAGTCCCGTTTCTGCAAATCTTCTTGAAACCATCTCTCCCTGCCAAACGGCCAGAGTGATTCCCAGCATTACCAACCGTGCACTGAGCGGAGTGTCGCTCCTCACTTTTGGAGAATCGTGCTCGGAGGAGAACCGGGCTTATATTCTTCAATTATGTTCTCGCATATCAGAACCTGTTCTCATTGAGGAGAATGTAACCAGGGCTGCATCTGATATTGTCAGCTGCGGGCCGGCATTTTTCAGTTACCTTCTGCAACGTTTTACTGATGCGGCCGTTCAGGAAACACAAATCAGCAGGGAAATGGCGGAGCAGCTTGCAGCAGGGATGATTACGGGAATGGGGAAGCTGATTGAAACCGGGCATTATACACTGCCTGGCCTGCAAAAAAAGGTTTGTGTTAAAGGCGGAGTTACCGGTGAAGGAATCAGTATTCTTGAAAAGGAGCTTGGGAACGTATTTGAGCACTTGTTCAGGAAGACACATGAGAAGTTTGATGAAGATCTTTCGCTGGTCGGGGATCAATTCAGGAGCCATCACTAATTCAAATTCGTCATCGTTCTGTATATTCCTTCAATAAATTTAAAAAAAGCGAAAAAAAAGGACGCAGCGCGCGTCCTTTTTTAGTTACTGGTTTTTCTGGCAGCAAAAAAAATCCGTTCTGCCTCTTCACTTACCGCACCCGGCTGAAAATCTCCAAAGCACTCAAGGACTTCAAATCCTGCATCCTTCAGCC
Protein-coding regions in this window:
- a CDS encoding ComE operon protein 2 translates to MNRISWDQYFMAQSHLLALRSTCTRLAVGATIVREKRMIAGGYNGSIAGGDHCIDSGCYVIEGHCVRTIHAEMNAILQCAKFGVPTKDAEIYVTHFPCLQCCKAIIQAGIQSVFYSADYKNHPYAIELFQQAGVKVKQVEHRQQESIQNGEKDELLADLLSRLKELVDDDSVMDELRRRADRVMSGS
- a CDS encoding helix-hairpin-helix domain-containing protein, whose translation is MDFLQKYKVLLIAGSLILLAAVFLMFSRELPEKAEKTQVIPDRVEIQDNSTAEAFTEAADEKEASTKKELFMVDVKGSVHRPGVYELWEGCRVKDAVDRAGGLLESADGKQVNLAAVLEDGTAIYIPVKGETVETELSQGTIAAQGSASSDAGKVNLNTAGLEDLQTLPGIGPSKAEAILAYREEKGKFKSEEELKEVSGIGDKTYEKLEDLIQVN
- the comER gene encoding late competence protein ComER, with product MNIGFIGTGNMGRILIEAFVESKAIKPQAIHITNRTLEKAHHIQSEFPGIHVSENSEEIARTCSLIFLCVKPLDLHALVTRLSPQLTKDHCLISITSPVSANLLETISPCQTARVIPSITNRALSGVSLLTFGESCSEENRAYILQLCSRISEPVLIEENVTRAASDIVSCGPAFFSYLLQRFTDAAVQETQISREMAEQLAAGMITGMGKLIETGHYTLPGLQKKVCVKGGVTGEGISILEKELGNVFEHLFRKTHEKFDEDLSLVGDQFRSHH